A region of Desulfolithobacter dissulfuricans DNA encodes the following proteins:
- a CDS encoding PilZ domain-containing protein, producing MVSVKTFVRHDNIATIICPTCKTAKKAAVGRYRHRKHALNVKCRCGQIFTAHLDFRRHYRKQTRLPGTYAIIRPPAGGGGVVHIKNISRSGIGFTVSGLHNIEKDQILLLEFHLNDKKQTKLKKEAVVRSVRGNDIGCEFLDKEVEKALGFFLQP from the coding sequence ATGGTCTCCGTCAAGACATTTGTCCGTCACGACAACATCGCCACCATCATCTGCCCGACCTGCAAAACGGCCAAAAAGGCCGCCGTGGGCAGGTACCGACACAGGAAACACGCCCTGAACGTCAAGTGCCGCTGCGGACAGATCTTTACCGCCCACCTGGATTTCCGCCGCCATTACCGCAAACAGACCCGGCTGCCCGGGACCTATGCCATCATCAGGCCACCGGCTGGCGGGGGCGGAGTGGTGCATATAAAAAATATCTCCCGCTCCGGAATCGGCTTTACGGTCTCGGGCCTGCACAACATCGAAAAGGACCAGATCCTCCTGCTTGAGTTTCACCTCAACGACAAGAAACAGACCAAGTTGAAAAAAGAAGCCGTGGTCCGCTCGGTCCGGGGCAATGATATCGGCTGCGAATTCCTTGACAAGGAAGTGGAAAAGGCGCTTGGTTTTTTTCTCCAGCCCTGA
- a CDS encoding dual CXXC motif small (seleno)protein, with product MQCKKCQGKLEVSRRCRQVRLKCTRCGQEYQIHELASELDRETEEILERYTCIIYD from the coding sequence ATGCAATGCAAGAAATGCCAGGGCAAGCTGGAAGTGAGCCGGCGCTGCCGTCAGGTACGGCTCAAGTGCACCCGTTGCGGCCAGGAATACCAGATCCACGAACTGGCCTCGGAACTTGACCGGGAAACGGAAGAAATCCTGGAACGCTACACCTGCATCATCTACGACTGA
- the pyrE gene encoding orotate phosphoribosyltransferase — MNERQRLKELLLEKSYREGTFTLTSGKTSDFYVDGKQTTLDAEGAYLCGRLLFDLIRNHPEKITGVGGMTLGADPLVTAVSLISYLEKEPIPAFIVRKEAKGHGTGNFIEGKNNLVPGGAVALVEDVVTTGGTLIKVIERVENEGFKVALVATVVDREEGGAETLAEQGYPLKAIFTRSELMGK, encoded by the coding sequence ATGAATGAAAGGCAACGCCTCAAAGAACTGCTGCTTGAAAAATCGTACCGGGAAGGGACCTTCACCCTGACCTCCGGCAAGACGTCCGACTTCTACGTGGACGGCAAACAGACCACCCTTGATGCCGAGGGGGCCTATCTCTGCGGCAGACTGCTTTTTGACCTGATCAGGAATCATCCGGAAAAAATCACCGGCGTGGGGGGCATGACCCTGGGCGCCGATCCCCTGGTCACAGCGGTATCCCTGATCAGCTACCTGGAAAAAGAGCCGATCCCGGCCTTTATTGTCCGCAAGGAGGCCAAGGGACACGGGACCGGGAACTTCATCGAGGGCAAGAACAACCTGGTTCCCGGCGGGGCCGTGGCTCTGGTGGAAGACGTGGTCACCACCGGCGGCACGCTGATCAAGGTCATCGAGCGGGTGGAAAACGAGGGCTTTAAGGTCGCCCTGGTGGCCACTGTTGTCGACCGGGAAGAGGGTGGCGCCGAAACCCTCGCCGAACAGGGCTATCCTCTGAAGGCCATCTTTACCCGTTCCGAACTCATGGGAAAATAA
- the glmS gene encoding glutamine--fructose-6-phosphate transaminase (isomerizing) encodes MCGIVGYVGTRRVVPVLIEGLRRLEYRGYDSAGLVYHYEGELVRYRARGKLSNLEEVVDENIGVASRTGLGHTRWATHGAPTRDNAHPHTDCTGELVVVHNGIIENYGALKEELRAKGHEFSSETDTEVLAHLIEEYLEDDLVAAVRQALARVEGSYALGVLWAREPQKLIAARNHSPLVLGVDEEACYIASDIPALLPYTRQVIFLDDRELAVLEPGSYTITRIDDEEVLDKKISTIDWNASMAEKAGFKHFMLKEIFEQPEAILNTVKGRIIPDSGQVDLPEIGLDDETIRGIERIALVACGTSWHAALVAKYWIEKWVGVPVEVDIASEFRYRTLLLNDRVLTISISQSGETADTLAGIRLASQLGSRILTICNVVGSTMTREADGVIYTHAGPEIGVASTKAFTSQLAALFLLTLYLGKVRETIEPETLRELGHALVGIAGVIEEELPTIRSQIQELIERYYDSRDFLFVGRGLNFPIALEGALKLKEISYIHAEGYASGELKHGPIALIDKDMPVMALVPRDGVYQKSISNVEEIKARQGRLVLIGTRGDEHLPTLTDDVLYLPRVHDELNPLLYTIPAQLLAYEIANRRGCDVDQPRNLAKSVTVE; translated from the coding sequence ATGTGTGGTATTGTGGGCTATGTCGGTACCAGGAGAGTTGTTCCCGTATTGATTGAAGGACTGCGACGGCTGGAATACCGTGGCTATGATTCGGCAGGGCTGGTGTATCACTACGAGGGCGAGCTGGTCCGGTACCGGGCCCGGGGCAAATTGTCCAACCTGGAAGAGGTAGTGGACGAAAACATCGGGGTGGCGAGCCGCACCGGTCTTGGCCATACCCGCTGGGCGACCCATGGCGCCCCGACCAGGGATAATGCCCATCCCCACACCGACTGCACCGGTGAGCTGGTTGTGGTCCATAACGGCATCATCGAGAACTACGGGGCCCTGAAGGAGGAACTGCGGGCAAAGGGCCATGAGTTTTCTTCTGAAACCGACACTGAGGTCCTGGCCCATCTGATCGAAGAGTATCTGGAAGACGACCTGGTGGCCGCGGTCCGCCAGGCCCTGGCCCGGGTGGAGGGATCGTACGCCCTGGGGGTGCTCTGGGCCCGGGAGCCGCAGAAACTGATCGCCGCCCGCAACCACAGCCCACTGGTCCTGGGTGTGGATGAGGAGGCCTGTTATATCGCCTCGGATATCCCGGCCCTGCTGCCCTATACCCGGCAGGTCATCTTCCTTGATGACCGGGAACTGGCCGTGCTCGAGCCGGGGAGCTACACCATCACCCGGATCGATGATGAGGAGGTGCTGGACAAGAAGATTTCGACCATCGACTGGAATGCCTCCATGGCGGAGAAGGCCGGCTTCAAGCATTTCATGCTCAAGGAGATCTTCGAGCAGCCCGAGGCTATCCTGAACACCGTCAAGGGGCGGATCATCCCGGACTCCGGCCAGGTCGACCTGCCTGAAATCGGCCTGGATGACGAGACCATCCGCGGTATCGAGCGCATCGCCCTGGTGGCCTGCGGGACCTCCTGGCATGCGGCCCTGGTGGCCAAGTACTGGATCGAAAAATGGGTCGGAGTGCCGGTGGAGGTGGATATCGCCTCGGAGTTCCGCTACCGGACCCTGCTTTTGAACGACCGGGTGCTGACCATTTCCATTTCCCAGTCAGGGGAGACCGCCGATACCCTGGCCGGTATCCGGCTGGCCAGTCAGCTGGGTTCACGGATTCTGACCATCTGTAACGTGGTCGGTTCCACCATGACCCGGGAGGCGGACGGGGTGATCTATACCCATGCCGGGCCGGAAATAGGGGTGGCCTCCACCAAGGCCTTTACCAGTCAGCTGGCGGCCCTGTTTTTGTTGACCCTCTATCTCGGCAAGGTCCGGGAGACCATCGAGCCCGAAACCCTGCGTGAGCTGGGCCATGCCCTGGTGGGCATTGCCGGGGTGATCGAGGAGGAACTGCCTACCATCCGCTCACAGATCCAGGAACTCATCGAGCGGTATTATGACAGCCGCGACTTTCTTTTCGTCGGCCGGGGGCTCAACTTCCCCATTGCCCTGGAGGGGGCGCTCAAGCTCAAGGAGATCTCCTATATCCATGCCGAGGGTTATGCCTCGGGTGAGCTCAAGCACGGGCCCATCGCCCTGATCGACAAAGACATGCCGGTCATGGCCCTGGTGCCTCGCGACGGGGTCTACCAGAAGTCCATCTCCAATGTGGAGGAGATCAAGGCCCGACAGGGGAGGCTGGTACTGATCGGAACTCGGGGAGATGAGCATCTGCCCACCCTCACCGATGATGTGCTCTACCTGCCCCGGGTCCATGATGAGCTCAATCCGCTGCTCTACACCATTCCGGCACAGCTCCTGGCCTATGAGATCGCCAACCGCCGCGGCTGCGACGTGGATCAGCCCCGGAATCTTGCCAAGAGCGTGACCGTGGAATAA
- a CDS encoding exo-beta-N-acetylmuramidase NamZ family protein: MIRIGIEELVSRPPAFLRGRRLALLCNQASTDRNFIHSRELISQAFPGQLTCLFSPQHGFYSEKQDNMIESDHITDPLTGLPVYSLYGDKRRPDAEMFESFEVLLVDLIDVGTRVYTFIWTVIYCLQTAVETGTAVVILDRPNPVGGHLVEGNLLLAQWSSFVGLHPIPMRHGLTLGELALLLNREMGIGAELEVVPMQGWQRTMFFPDTGFPWVYPSPNMPSPQTALVYPGQVIWEGSNISEGRGTTLPFELFGAPFFDQDAIVSQLDRRHLAGCVLRPVVFEPTSGKWAGTPCRGFQIHVTDPHAFRSYRLSLALLGVLLRLYPDEFSYKEPPYEYEFERMPMDLILGDQQVRLALESGADVLELEQAWQPDLDRFESLRRAVFLYD; encoded by the coding sequence ATGATTCGTATCGGTATCGAAGAACTCGTCTCCCGGCCGCCAGCCTTCCTCCGGGGCAGGCGGCTGGCCCTGCTCTGCAACCAGGCCTCCACGGACCGCAATTTTATTCACAGCCGCGAGCTTATCAGCCAGGCCTTTCCCGGTCAGCTCACCTGTCTTTTTTCGCCCCAGCACGGCTTTTACAGCGAAAAACAGGACAACATGATCGAGTCGGATCATATCACCGACCCCCTGACCGGACTGCCGGTCTATTCGCTGTATGGTGATAAACGAAGGCCCGATGCAGAGATGTTCGAATCCTTTGAGGTCCTGCTGGTGGATCTCATCGATGTGGGGACCCGGGTCTACACCTTTATCTGGACCGTGATTTACTGCCTGCAGACTGCGGTCGAAACCGGAACAGCGGTGGTGATCCTCGACCGGCCAAACCCTGTCGGCGGGCATCTGGTGGAAGGGAACCTGCTCCTTGCCCAGTGGAGTTCCTTTGTCGGTCTTCATCCCATACCCATGCGCCATGGACTGACCCTGGGCGAGCTGGCCCTGTTGCTGAACCGGGAGATGGGTATCGGGGCCGAGCTTGAGGTGGTTCCCATGCAGGGCTGGCAGCGGACGATGTTTTTCCCCGATACCGGTTTTCCCTGGGTGTACCCCTCTCCCAACATGCCCTCTCCGCAGACCGCCCTGGTCTATCCCGGCCAGGTGATCTGGGAAGGGAGCAATATCTCCGAGGGCCGCGGTACGACCCTTCCCTTTGAGCTTTTTGGCGCCCCTTTTTTTGATCAGGATGCGATCGTATCGCAGCTGGACCGCCGCCATCTGGCCGGCTGTGTTCTTCGGCCCGTTGTCTTTGAACCCACTTCGGGCAAATGGGCCGGCACACCCTGCAGGGGGTTTCAGATCCATGTCACCGATCCCCACGCTTTTCGGTCCTACCGGCTCAGCCTGGCCCTGCTCGGCGTACTGCTGCGCCTCTATCCGGACGAGTTTTCCTATAAGGAGCCGCCCTATGAATATGAATTCGAGCGAATGCCCATGGATCTGATCCTAGGTGACCAGCAGGTGCGGCTGGCCCTGGAATCCGGGGCGGATGTCCTGGAACTGGAACAGGCGTGGCAACCGGATCTGGACCGGTTCGAGTCGCTGCGCCGCGCTGTTTTTCTTTACGACTAA